In Osmia bicornis bicornis chromosome 10, iOsmBic2.1, whole genome shotgun sequence, one genomic interval encodes:
- the LOC114873872 gene encoding probable C-mannosyltransferase DPY19L1 isoform X1: MMAAESDRNAKGVKKQRYKSMYLYQLAVSLIGVAVGVFHRGHVSTLFENDRHFSHLSEIEREMSFRTEMGMYYYYYKTIAESKTFMDGLRKITHDNISEYGNVIDATKKYSLLPEVLAGYLYHCAKSMGIISIEQCWQVERGEGLRPVTSCEGLGVPIYFYLEVVWYCTMFTVVILFYYAIVLGNSIKSGIIATLFFFYNHNECTRVQWTPPLRESFAYPILLFQMYSTTVILRQSTTPGSDTDALMRMGVSTIISLCCWQFSQFVFTTQIIALLILKWMKIISNDLYICICVIQGSSAALAMNVVDRNPLLYSLYFCLLFTSCFLSFAIKFSKFMNTKVQTILEIVLTIVCTTVLKSDFSIICEDDAHVFNLLKSKLTDYKDFHTMLYTCSAEFDFLQYRSYETIVKTLLLPCAVLAGMLALYFWYRNYQIKGYPKCIDADLAYNGLQTGAFIIMAIFIMRLKLFMNPHLCIIAGTVCSNRYLEKFGLKNEMMKTAVTVLLISAMSYHGLEKLQEERSIIGEYSNIEQEELFEWIKSNTPEHAVFAGKMSLMANLMLSTGRPIVNNPYYESKEMRDRTMKVYEIFSRKDAASVYFNLRNMHVGYVVLEKSLCFGSANLQIGCQMIDLWDMVDNGTAKSAGKLPLCPLLFRGNAYPFKRAFVNNRYVVLQLDYSYYVEVKPKTSIPLHYQS, from the exons ATGATGGCGGCGGAAAGCGACAGGAACGCTAAAGGAGTAAAGAAACAGCGCTATAAAAGCATGTATTTGTACCAGTTAGCTGTCAGTTTGATAG GTGTGGCTGTCGGCGTTTTCCATCGTGGGCATGTATCTACACTGTTCGAAAATGACCGTCATTTCTCGCATTTATCCGAAATCGAGAGGGAAATGTCATTTCGCACGGAAATG GGAATGTATTACTATTACTACAAAACGATCGCGGAATCGAAAACGTTCATGGACGGTCTGAGAAAAATCACACACGATAACATTTCGGAGTACGGAAATGTTATTGACGCGACTAAAAAGTATAGCTTGTTGCCAGAG GTACTAGCCGGATACCTTTATCACTGTGCCAAGAGTATGGGAATCATTTCCATAGAGCAGTGTTGGCAA GTAGAACGAGGAGAAGGTCTGAGACCTGTAACCAGCTGCGAAGGCTTAGGTGTACccatttatttttacttagaGGTTGTGTGGTACTGCACAATGTTCACTGTGGTTATACTATTCTATTATGCTATAGTTCTGGGCAATAGCATAAAGAGCGGAATCATAGCTAcgctatttttcttttacaatcATAACGAATGCACCAGAGTGCAATGGACTCCGCCGTTGCGTGAAAGTTTCGCATACCCTATACTGCTCTTTCAAATGTACAGTACGACTGTGATTCTTAGGCAAAGTACTACTCCAGGTTCTGACACGGATGCTCTGATG aGAATGGGTGTATCCACGATAATCAGTCTATGCTGTTGGCAATTTTCTCAATTTGTGTTCACCACACAGATCATAGCtttattgatattaaaatggATGAAGATAATCTCAAATGATCTCTATATATGCATTTGCGTAATTCAGGGTTCAAGTGCCGCGTTAGCGATGAATGTAGTGGACAGAAATCCCTTACTCTACTCTTTGTATTTCTGTCTTTTGTTCACTAGCTGCTTTTTGAGTTTCGCCATTAAATTCTCCAAATTCATGAATACAAAAGTACAAACGATCTTAGAAATTGTTCTCACAATCGTCTGTACAACAGTATTGAAATCCGATTTCTCCATCATTTGCGAGGACGACGCGCACGTGTTCAATTTACTCAAGTCAAAGCTGACCGATTACAAGGATTTCCACACGATGCTGTACACCTGCTCCGCAGAGTTCGACTTCTTACAGTACAGAAGTTACGAGACGATCGTGAAGACGTTGCTGTTGCCATGTGCCGTACTCGCCGGAATGTTGGCGCTCTATTTTTGGTACAGAAACTATCAAATCAAAGGATACCCGAAATGCATAGACGCGGATTTAGCGTACAACGGCCTGCAGACTGGAGCGTTCATCATCATGGCGATATTTATCATGAGACTGAAACTCTTCATGAATCCGCATCTCTGTATAATTGCCGGCACGGTTTGCTCTAACAGGTACCTGGAGAAATTTGGTTTGAAAAATGAGATGATGAAGACTGCGGTTACTGTTCTATTGATATCAGCAATGTCTTATCACGGTTTGGAGAAACTTCAAGAAGAAAGAAGCATTATAG GTGAATACAGCAACATCGAACAAGAAGAATTATTCGAATGGATAAAAAGCAACACACCTGAGCACGCTGTGTTCGCGGGAAAGATGTCTTTGATGGCTAATTTAATGCTCTCCACTGGAAGGCCCATAGTCAATAACCCCTATTACGAGAGCAAGGAGATGAg AGACCGGACGATGAAGGTCTACGAGATCTTCAGTAGAAAAGATGCAGCATCCGTGTATTTCAATCTGAGGAACATGCACGTGGGATACGTGGTGCTGGAGAAATCACTATGTTTTGGCTCCGCGAATTT ACAAATTGGATGCCAAATGATCGATCTCTGGGACATGGTCGACAATGGAACCGCGAAATCCGCTGGGAAGTTACCCCTCTGTCCGTTGTTGTTCCGTGGAAACGCTTACCCCTTCAAGAGGGCCTTTGTAAATAATCGTTACGTCGTTTTGCAGCTCGATTACTCTTACTACGTCGAAGTGAAACCAAAGACTTCCATTCCTCTTCATTATCAATCTTAA
- the LOC114873872 gene encoding probable C-mannosyltransferase DPY19L1 isoform X2 — MLLTRLKSIACCQRLRLPAGTSRIPLSLCQEYGNHFHRAVLVERGEGLRPVTSCEGLGVPIYFYLEVVWYCTMFTVVILFYYAIVLGNSIKSGIIATLFFFYNHNECTRVQWTPPLRESFAYPILLFQMYSTTVILRQSTTPGSDTDALMRMGVSTIISLCCWQFSQFVFTTQIIALLILKWMKIISNDLYICICVIQGSSAALAMNVVDRNPLLYSLYFCLLFTSCFLSFAIKFSKFMNTKVQTILEIVLTIVCTTVLKSDFSIICEDDAHVFNLLKSKLTDYKDFHTMLYTCSAEFDFLQYRSYETIVKTLLLPCAVLAGMLALYFWYRNYQIKGYPKCIDADLAYNGLQTGAFIIMAIFIMRLKLFMNPHLCIIAGTVCSNRYLEKFGLKNEMMKTAVTVLLISAMSYHGLEKLQEERSIIGEYSNIEQEELFEWIKSNTPEHAVFAGKMSLMANLMLSTGRPIVNNPYYESKEMRDRTMKVYEIFSRKDAASVYFNLRNMHVGYVVLEKSLCFGSANLQIGCQMIDLWDMVDNGTAKSAGKLPLCPLLFRGNAYPFKRAFVNNRYVVLQLDYSYYVEVKPKTSIPLHYQS; from the exons ATGTTATTGACGCGACTAAAAAGTATAGCTTGTTGCCAGAG ACTTCGTTTGCCTGCAGGTACTAGCCGGATACCTTTATCACTGTGCCAAGAGTATGGGAATCATTTCCATAGAGCAGTGTTG GTAGAACGAGGAGAAGGTCTGAGACCTGTAACCAGCTGCGAAGGCTTAGGTGTACccatttatttttacttagaGGTTGTGTGGTACTGCACAATGTTCACTGTGGTTATACTATTCTATTATGCTATAGTTCTGGGCAATAGCATAAAGAGCGGAATCATAGCTAcgctatttttcttttacaatcATAACGAATGCACCAGAGTGCAATGGACTCCGCCGTTGCGTGAAAGTTTCGCATACCCTATACTGCTCTTTCAAATGTACAGTACGACTGTGATTCTTAGGCAAAGTACTACTCCAGGTTCTGACACGGATGCTCTGATG aGAATGGGTGTATCCACGATAATCAGTCTATGCTGTTGGCAATTTTCTCAATTTGTGTTCACCACACAGATCATAGCtttattgatattaaaatggATGAAGATAATCTCAAATGATCTCTATATATGCATTTGCGTAATTCAGGGTTCAAGTGCCGCGTTAGCGATGAATGTAGTGGACAGAAATCCCTTACTCTACTCTTTGTATTTCTGTCTTTTGTTCACTAGCTGCTTTTTGAGTTTCGCCATTAAATTCTCCAAATTCATGAATACAAAAGTACAAACGATCTTAGAAATTGTTCTCACAATCGTCTGTACAACAGTATTGAAATCCGATTTCTCCATCATTTGCGAGGACGACGCGCACGTGTTCAATTTACTCAAGTCAAAGCTGACCGATTACAAGGATTTCCACACGATGCTGTACACCTGCTCCGCAGAGTTCGACTTCTTACAGTACAGAAGTTACGAGACGATCGTGAAGACGTTGCTGTTGCCATGTGCCGTACTCGCCGGAATGTTGGCGCTCTATTTTTGGTACAGAAACTATCAAATCAAAGGATACCCGAAATGCATAGACGCGGATTTAGCGTACAACGGCCTGCAGACTGGAGCGTTCATCATCATGGCGATATTTATCATGAGACTGAAACTCTTCATGAATCCGCATCTCTGTATAATTGCCGGCACGGTTTGCTCTAACAGGTACCTGGAGAAATTTGGTTTGAAAAATGAGATGATGAAGACTGCGGTTACTGTTCTATTGATATCAGCAATGTCTTATCACGGTTTGGAGAAACTTCAAGAAGAAAGAAGCATTATAG GTGAATACAGCAACATCGAACAAGAAGAATTATTCGAATGGATAAAAAGCAACACACCTGAGCACGCTGTGTTCGCGGGAAAGATGTCTTTGATGGCTAATTTAATGCTCTCCACTGGAAGGCCCATAGTCAATAACCCCTATTACGAGAGCAAGGAGATGAg AGACCGGACGATGAAGGTCTACGAGATCTTCAGTAGAAAAGATGCAGCATCCGTGTATTTCAATCTGAGGAACATGCACGTGGGATACGTGGTGCTGGAGAAATCACTATGTTTTGGCTCCGCGAATTT ACAAATTGGATGCCAAATGATCGATCTCTGGGACATGGTCGACAATGGAACCGCGAAATCCGCTGGGAAGTTACCCCTCTGTCCGTTGTTGTTCCGTGGAAACGCTTACCCCTTCAAGAGGGCCTTTGTAAATAATCGTTACGTCGTTTTGCAGCTCGATTACTCTTACTACGTCGAAGTGAAACCAAAGACTTCCATTCCTCTTCATTATCAATCTTAA
- the LOC114873872 gene encoding probable C-mannosyltransferase DPY19L1 isoform X3 translates to MGIISIEQCWQVERGEGLRPVTSCEGLGVPIYFYLEVVWYCTMFTVVILFYYAIVLGNSIKSGIIATLFFFYNHNECTRVQWTPPLRESFAYPILLFQMYSTTVILRQSTTPGSDTDALMRMGVSTIISLCCWQFSQFVFTTQIIALLILKWMKIISNDLYICICVIQGSSAALAMNVVDRNPLLYSLYFCLLFTSCFLSFAIKFSKFMNTKVQTILEIVLTIVCTTVLKSDFSIICEDDAHVFNLLKSKLTDYKDFHTMLYTCSAEFDFLQYRSYETIVKTLLLPCAVLAGMLALYFWYRNYQIKGYPKCIDADLAYNGLQTGAFIIMAIFIMRLKLFMNPHLCIIAGTVCSNRYLEKFGLKNEMMKTAVTVLLISAMSYHGLEKLQEERSIIGEYSNIEQEELFEWIKSNTPEHAVFAGKMSLMANLMLSTGRPIVNNPYYESKEMRDRTMKVYEIFSRKDAASVYFNLRNMHVGYVVLEKSLCFGSANLQIGCQMIDLWDMVDNGTAKSAGKLPLCPLLFRGNAYPFKRAFVNNRYVVLQLDYSYYVEVKPKTSIPLHYQS, encoded by the exons ATGGGAATCATTTCCATAGAGCAGTGTTGGCAA GTAGAACGAGGAGAAGGTCTGAGACCTGTAACCAGCTGCGAAGGCTTAGGTGTACccatttatttttacttagaGGTTGTGTGGTACTGCACAATGTTCACTGTGGTTATACTATTCTATTATGCTATAGTTCTGGGCAATAGCATAAAGAGCGGAATCATAGCTAcgctatttttcttttacaatcATAACGAATGCACCAGAGTGCAATGGACTCCGCCGTTGCGTGAAAGTTTCGCATACCCTATACTGCTCTTTCAAATGTACAGTACGACTGTGATTCTTAGGCAAAGTACTACTCCAGGTTCTGACACGGATGCTCTGATG aGAATGGGTGTATCCACGATAATCAGTCTATGCTGTTGGCAATTTTCTCAATTTGTGTTCACCACACAGATCATAGCtttattgatattaaaatggATGAAGATAATCTCAAATGATCTCTATATATGCATTTGCGTAATTCAGGGTTCAAGTGCCGCGTTAGCGATGAATGTAGTGGACAGAAATCCCTTACTCTACTCTTTGTATTTCTGTCTTTTGTTCACTAGCTGCTTTTTGAGTTTCGCCATTAAATTCTCCAAATTCATGAATACAAAAGTACAAACGATCTTAGAAATTGTTCTCACAATCGTCTGTACAACAGTATTGAAATCCGATTTCTCCATCATTTGCGAGGACGACGCGCACGTGTTCAATTTACTCAAGTCAAAGCTGACCGATTACAAGGATTTCCACACGATGCTGTACACCTGCTCCGCAGAGTTCGACTTCTTACAGTACAGAAGTTACGAGACGATCGTGAAGACGTTGCTGTTGCCATGTGCCGTACTCGCCGGAATGTTGGCGCTCTATTTTTGGTACAGAAACTATCAAATCAAAGGATACCCGAAATGCATAGACGCGGATTTAGCGTACAACGGCCTGCAGACTGGAGCGTTCATCATCATGGCGATATTTATCATGAGACTGAAACTCTTCATGAATCCGCATCTCTGTATAATTGCCGGCACGGTTTGCTCTAACAGGTACCTGGAGAAATTTGGTTTGAAAAATGAGATGATGAAGACTGCGGTTACTGTTCTATTGATATCAGCAATGTCTTATCACGGTTTGGAGAAACTTCAAGAAGAAAGAAGCATTATAG GTGAATACAGCAACATCGAACAAGAAGAATTATTCGAATGGATAAAAAGCAACACACCTGAGCACGCTGTGTTCGCGGGAAAGATGTCTTTGATGGCTAATTTAATGCTCTCCACTGGAAGGCCCATAGTCAATAACCCCTATTACGAGAGCAAGGAGATGAg AGACCGGACGATGAAGGTCTACGAGATCTTCAGTAGAAAAGATGCAGCATCCGTGTATTTCAATCTGAGGAACATGCACGTGGGATACGTGGTGCTGGAGAAATCACTATGTTTTGGCTCCGCGAATTT ACAAATTGGATGCCAAATGATCGATCTCTGGGACATGGTCGACAATGGAACCGCGAAATCCGCTGGGAAGTTACCCCTCTGTCCGTTGTTGTTCCGTGGAAACGCTTACCCCTTCAAGAGGGCCTTTGTAAATAATCGTTACGTCGTTTTGCAGCTCGATTACTCTTACTACGTCGAAGTGAAACCAAAGACTTCCATTCCTCTTCATTATCAATCTTAA